TTTTCGTTAAGGAAAAATTTGGATAAATCCCATACTCGCGACACATTAACGACTTCAGAATTGGTTTGGGCTTAATTCACGGTTTTTCAGAGTCCATCTTATTCCTTGCACAAGTTGTAGAAGTTTAGTACGTATAGCCAATCAAAAGTTGTTCTTATTCTATTTAGATTTAAAACCTTTTCTGATCCGGCAGGAAGGGGAGATGTTACGATCTTTGAAAAGCCCTGCACGATTGTAATAGATTACCATGTAAGGATTCATCAGGCCAACTTATTTCTTCACGACTCCATGGAAACTTGTagttgaaatatatatttaaaaccAGTAATGGTCTTTGCGATTGACAAAGTTTGCCAGAGAAACAGATTTACCTGAACAAAATGTATCAGATCAGGAAAGCCTAAATGAGTACCAAGTGGATATACAATAAGTCGTCAtcacaagaaaagaatttaattGCGAACCTTTTGCTGGAGCGTACGTAAGCTTAAATACATTTGGAACTCTGGTGTTCTGGCTTTTCTTGTCTCCTTTTGTTATGACAACTAATAGGCAAGAACGCATTAATTGGCTGGCAATTAAGGGGGATCAGATGACTCTTACCATCGCTTTTTTAGGCAGGCATTGTTGCGAGCCCCCAGGTCATGGAGCTCACTAAATTATTTCCAGAAAAATCCTTCCCACACGAAGAAATCCTTTTGGTAAGAACAGTAGGTGCTCTCGGTGCGACGTATATTCTATTCTTAACGGCAGTGAAGACCGATGTAACAGTCGTCGAGAGAttactgaaaaaggccttgttcATCGGCTTCGCCAGCGTAAATATGAGCACTGCCATCATCTTCTTATTGGTTCGAAAAATGAACCTTCCAGGAGTACACAAAGGATTCTTCGTATTTCTATTTGCAGGGGGAATATCCTTAGTGCGATTCCCTAATGTTGTCTATGCTTTTGATGAACTCAACATCTCGACTTCTGATCTAGGCCAGCTCGCCATGTCAACTTCTATGCTATGCGAAGTATATGTGTTGGCGAGGATGATGATGGACGTATACTTCAAAAGTGATTCAATAACATTTTGGGCAGTTTCATCTGCCTTAGCTTTGTTGCTGATCATATTTGGAGTCGTAGGACGTTTGATCAGGTTGATTATCAGGAAGACGCCTGAAGGGCAACCGCTGCATGATCTTTGTATCCTTTCTATCTCAATCGGAGCTTTGTTGATAGCATTTCTAGCGGACATGATAGGCACGTTGCCATTCGGGGTGATCATTTTTGGGTTGGTGATACCGCACGGACCCCCTTTAGGATCGGCTTTAACTGAGAAGGTTGAGCTGGTCGCCATGGAAATTTTGATGCCAATGTTTTATGTTGGCGTTGGCTATAGTGTTGATTTGGCTTCGATCAATATGACTAATTCGAGGAAAATCATCCTTGCGATGATAGCGGGTGCTCTAGCAAAGCTTGTTGGAGCTACATTAGCTGCGCTATGCTGCAAAATAAGGCTCCGTCATAGTGTCCTGCTTGGCCTCTTGCTCAACATTAGGGGtccttttgatttatttctctTCCTTCGCTGGACCGCAGAAAAGGTGAGTTCCATATCACAATTCTTATGCTATCGATTAGCTCTGACGGGCATATATGCGACCAATGTTGGGCCGAAAGGCTCATTCTATCGCTGAAGTGGTAGCGCCGACCATCGCAAGTTGAAACTTTGAAGGAATCGCCCTGCATAGCCTCTAACGTTTTAAAGTTTTTACTTTGTTCTTATCATTAGGCTTGTTCTAGAATTTAGCGTTTATACAGAGACATGCATACGTTTATTAATGTATCTTGAAATTGAGTTACTTTGAAATGCAGGCCATAGACTCGGAAACTTTTACAATGGTAGTGTTATCGGAAGTGGCGATTAGCGCGGTCGTGACACCTTTGATCGACATTTTCTATAATCCACATTCGAGATTGAGCGCATCTTCCAGAAAATGCACAAGATCCATTCAAAAAATCCCGAGGAATGTCGAAGTACGGATTCTTTGTTGCATTCACAATCAAGAAGATGTCCCCGGCACCATTTCTCTTCTCGAAGCATCAAATTCAACCGTTGCCAGTCCGACATTTGCCTACGTCGTCCACCTGAAGGAGCTCGTCGGACGCGCAACACCGGTCATCGCCCCATACAAAAGACATATGAAAAGAGTCACATCCGGAGGGACCTACCATATAATGCGTGCTTTCGAGAATTATTCCAACAACTCAAATCACCTGGCAGGAGTAGAACCCTACACGGTGAACGCAGCATACAAAGGGATGCATGAGTACGTATGCCGATTTGCTCAAGAAAAATTCAttcctctcatcatcatccccTTCCAAGGAAGCCATGAGATGGCAAATGCCTTAGAGGCCATTGCCTTGCGGAATCTAAGAGAGAACATTCGAGATTATGCTCCATGCACAGTTGGGACATTTATAGACAAGGGCATGCACCGTTGCATGGGTAAAGGACTCGCATTTTCTTGTAAGATCGGCGTGGTATTCATCGCGGGTCCACACGACCGCGAGGCATTAGCGTTGGCTATCCGGATGGTCGGACGGCCGGACGTGACTATTACAGTGCATCGGATCATCTTCCGTGAAGTCGACATGGACATACAGGAAGTCATGGACAAGGAGATCGATGATGCGCTTATCAACGAATTCAGGGCTAAAAAGGTCGACATCGACGAAGGCAACATATACCGTGAGGTTGAAGTGCGAGATTCCGAGCAAGTGATTAGCCAAATTGGGAATCTAAAGGACAAGTTTGATCTCATAATGGTAGGACAAAAGAGAAGGGTAAGGGGTTTGTTCTCGGAGGAAACGATGTTGGGTTGGACTGAAAATCCAGAACTGGGAGTGATCGGCGATTTAGTCGCATCGTCGGAGTTCTGTGGGCAGATGACGTCGGTGTTGGTGATGAAACATCCTGGTGACACCAACAGCTCGTACCATGGTAGTATCTCTAGAAAACCAGAAGGCGAGCAGTGTCTTCTTGAAAGAACAAATTGTTGATGAAACCTTATTTTGACATGAATTTTGGTTTCTTCTTTGTAATCAAGACCCTCTCCCTCTAGAGGTCGTAGCTTTTTCCCCCTTCTATATGGAATTAATTGTTCCACCGCTTGGAAATAATAAGTATAAGTATCTCTGATCTCTCTCTACTATGGTAATCATGGCAAAAGAAATAAGTGATTTAACAAAAAGAATGTACGTTTATAAGCCTCGCTCGAATGAGATAATACATATCACACTTTAATTCATGAGaagttcaaaaataaaataaaactgagGGCACTTTATTCTTGTatagttttagaaattttggttGGTTTAGTTTCAAAAAATCACTATGTTGAAGACATAGGAACTCAAAGTAAAACCAGAGCATTACACCTATGACTTCATATATAATATCCTAAATATTGCCAGATTTTATATACACCAAACACTTTTACGGAATTAAGacaattttgatatttatatgcAGAATAACAATCTTTACATTGAATAATTCGAATTTTGTGCTCTCAATACAACATAATCTTAGTGTACCTGCCTGATCCCATTACTCTTTTACGCTATGCTTAATATCAAATTAagattatatataatatgattgcCCTTTGTTGAACACttaatttaaattcatttttagaaataaaagataatatttgattatagagggaaattttgaaaaaaaaaaaactttgaattcaaaaatGCAAGGAccgtgtgattttggagccgcattttttgttgaacaagttgagtgaatattgagaaatcttcaacaactttgagcGGTTTCACTATAAAATGCAAGGCTTCGGAACCGAGCAcagggggcttctcttcgtctttcgtggaaagaaaagaaaaagaaaagtggaaaagagagaaaaaggaaggaaagctTCGGTTGTCTGGGGAAAAGGAAAGTTTACAGGGGCAGAGAGGGAGGTGACGTGAGGgagacttgagagagagagagaaaaaaaaagaagaaggagaggagcaCTGTTCGTCTTCTTCACGGACCCCTTCCGCACGCCACAGCCGCCGATTGCTGTACCCTCCGCCGGCCACTGCTCCAACACCACCGCCGCTCTCCGCTCCATCACGAAGCAGATCGACACCCACGAAGTCTCCGCTGCTCAGCCGCAAGCCCTTCGCTGCTGTCGTCCTCCACACCAGCGACGCCGTCCCCGCTCGCCTACCACCACCAGAGCCCGACGCTGCGCCTCGGCGACTCGCGGCTCAGCGACCTCCGACTCACCGTGCGACGCCTGCGACCGAcccgcgacgacccgacgctgcTTCCCTCTGCCGAAGCTCCGCCGAAGACCGGACCCGAGCCAGATCTGTAACCCACCGCCCGCACCGCGCCTGTTCCGAGCTCCCCTGACGACCGCTGCTGCTGCAACCCGCGAGCTCGCCCTGCTGCGCCTCCACCCGCCGGTTATCGAGCCACCGTACGCCCGAGCCACGTCAGGGCTGGTCGCCGAACTCCCCTCCGACGAAGTCACTGCCTTGCTGCACCGCGACACCATTGCTCCGCGCCTCTGTTCTTGCCCGAGTCACTGATCATCATCGTCACTCGCCCACTGTTCCAGATTCCGCCGCCGACGCCCGCGACTCGCCCACCGTTGGAGTCCTCCGCCTGCAACGCCCTGTCCGCGAAGCCACCGCCGATTCAGCTCCGACCGCGACACCCCTGTTCCGCCTGTTGTCCCTGCTGCCCGGGTGCCGCCCCGTTCCTGCCGGTCCGCCTTCGCCGGAGTTCCCTTTGCCAGACTAACGATCAGTCCCCTCGGTGACCAGCCGCACGAGCTGCCGAGCTTTTCTTTTGgaagcaaag
This Eucalyptus grandis isolate ANBG69807.140 chromosome 7, ASM1654582v1, whole genome shotgun sequence DNA region includes the following protein-coding sequences:
- the LOC104455914 gene encoding cation/H(+) antiporter 15 — its product is MENPPPVPFLGGWVKNLQEPIYCIDVVRDKRGLWRGKNPIDDAFTVFISQFVIITAAYVMFRFLLKPLRQPKFVCSVLAGIVASPQVMELTKLFPEKSFPHEEILLVRTVGALGATYILFLTAVKTDVTVVERLLKKALFIGFASVNMSTAIIFLLVRKMNLPGVHKGFFVFLFAGGISLVRFPNVVYAFDELNISTSDLGQLAMSTSMLCEVYVLARMMMDVYFKSDSITFWAVSSALALLLIIFGVVGRLIRLIIRKTPEGQPLHDLCILSISIGALLIAFLADMIGTLPFGVIIFGLVIPHGPPLGSALTEKVELVAMEILMPMFYVGVGYSVDLASINMTNSRKIILAMIAGALAKLVGATLAALCCKIRLRHSVLLGLLLNIRGPFDLFLFLRWTAEKAIDSETFTMVVLSEVAISAVVTPLIDIFYNPHSRLSASSRKCTRSIQKIPRNVEVRILCCIHNQEDVPGTISLLEASNSTVASPTFAYVVHLKELVGRATPVIAPYKRHMKRVTSGGTYHIMRAFENYSNNSNHLAGVEPYTVNAAYKGMHEYVCRFAQEKFIPLIIIPFQGSHEMANALEAIALRNLRENIRDYAPCTVGTFIDKGMHRCMGKGLAFSCKIGVVFIAGPHDREALALAIRMVGRPDVTITVHRIIFREVDMDIQEVMDKEIDDALINEFRAKKVDIDEGNIYREVEVRDSEQVISQIGNLKDKFDLIMVGQKRRVRGLFSEETMLGWTENPELGVIGDLVASSEFCGQMTSVLVMKHPGDTNSSYHGSISRKPEGEQCLLERTNC